From a region of the Etheostoma cragini isolate CJK2018 chromosome 20, CSU_Ecrag_1.0, whole genome shotgun sequence genome:
- the gjd2b gene encoding gap junction protein delta 2b, which produces MGEWTILERLLEAAVQQHSTMIGRILLTVVVIFRILIVAIVGETVYDDEQTMFVCNTLQPGCNQACYDKAFPISHIRYWVFQIIMVCTPSLCFITYSVHQSAKQKERRYSTVYLTLDKDQDSLKRDESKKIKNTIINGVLQNTENSTKEAEPDCLEVKEIPNSAMRTTKSKLRRQEGISRFYIIQVVFRNALEIGFLVGQYFLYGFNVPSVYECDRYPCIKDVECYVSRPTEKTVFLVFMFAVSGFCVVLNLAELNHLGWRKIKTAVRGVQARRKSIYEIRNKDLPRMSVPNFGRTQSSDSAYV; this is translated from the exons ATGGGGGAATGGACTATACTAGAGAGGCTCCTGGAGGCTGCTGTCCAGCAGCACTCTACTATGATAGGAAG GATCCTACTAACAGTGGTGGTCATCTTCCGGATTCTAATCGTAGCAATAGTTGGAGAGACTGTCTATGATGATGAGCAGACCATGTTTGTTTGTAACACCTTACAACCGGGCTGCAACCAGGCATGCTACGACAAAGCATTTCCCATTTCACACATTAGATATTGGGTGTTTCAAATCATCATGGTCTGCACCCCGAGTCTTTGTTTTATCACGTACTCGGTGCATCAGTCGGCCAAGCAGAAGGAGCGGCGGTATTCAACAGTCTATCTGACACTAGATAAGGATCAAGATTCACTGAAGCGAGACGAGAGCAAAAAGATAAAGAACACCATTATTAATGGAGTACTTCAGAACACAGAGAACTCCACCAAAGAAGCCGAGCCGGACTGTTTAGAAGTCAAAGAGATCCCTAATTCGGCAATGAGAACTACAAAGTCCAAATTGAGGCGACAAGAGGGCATCTCCAGGTTTTACATCATCCAGGTGGTTTTCAGAAACGCACTGGAAATAGGCTTTTTGGTGGGTCAGTATTTCTTGTATGGATTCAACGTCCCGTCGGTGTACGAATGTGATCGCTACCCCTGCATAAAAGATGTTGAGTGCTACGTCTCCAGACCCACGGAGAAAACAGTGTTCCTGGTCTTCATGTTCGCCGTCAGTGGGTTTTGTGTGGTGCTGAACCTGGCAGAACTCAATCATTTGGGGTGGAGGAAAATCAAAACGGCCGTGCGAGGTGTGCAGGCTCGGCGGAAGTCCATTTATGAAATCAGAAATAAGGACTTGCCTAGGATGAGTGTGCCTAATTTTGGCCGCACTCAGTCCAGTGACTCTGCTTATGTGTAA